A genomic region of Eucalyptus grandis isolate ANBG69807.140 chromosome 5, ASM1654582v1, whole genome shotgun sequence contains the following coding sequences:
- the LOC104445366 gene encoding LOW QUALITY PROTEIN: calmodulin-binding protein 60 B (The sequence of the model RefSeq protein was modified relative to this genomic sequence to represent the inferred CDS: inserted 1 base in 1 codon) codes for MQTRYMERTNSMSRGKRGLDSGSGEEGQPDRKRPALASVIVEALKVDSLQKLCSSLEPILRRVVSEEVERALAKLGPFKITGRSSPKCLEGSDGRNLQLQFRTRLSLPLFTGGKVEGEQGAAIHVVLMNADTGCAVTSGPESSVKLDVVVLEGDFNNEDDDTWTQEEFDSHVVKEREGKXPLLTGELQVILKDGVGTLGELTFTDNSSWIRSRKFRLGLKVSPGCCEGIRIREAKTDAFTVKDHRGELYKKHYPPALHDDVWRLEKIGKDGSFHKRLNKAGIYTVEDFLRLVVRDSQRLRNILGSGMSNKMWDVLVDHAKTCVLSGKLYVYYPEDARNVGVVFNNIYQFSGLIADGQYISADSLSDDQKVHVDTLVKKAYDNWMHVIEYDGKSLVDFNNEDAGASCSEFPMGQQEYSNIYDQQITPPSLSVPISMDQPPADSGYNDSISTRYQMQPPSVNVSIPLQIDGSSFPLQDPLISSSHQTQLLSIGPSQASASGFHAAGPSGLPPYRGAEELFPEEEIRMRSLAMLENEDMQHLLRIFNMGGHTESSFHATEDGYPCSSPYMPNLSQNFGFNEDQSRSSGKAVIGWLKLKAALRWGIFVRKKAAERRAQLVELDET; via the exons ATGCAGACGAGGTACATGGAGAGGACGAACAGCATGAGCAGGGGGAAGCGGGGGCTGGACTCGGGCTCCGGCGAGGAAGGGCAGCCCGATCGGAAGCGGCCCGCTCTCGCGAG TGTCATTGTTGAAGCTCTCAAGGTGGATAGTTTGCAGAAACTTTGCTCATCATTGGAGCCCATACTTCGGCGTGTG GTAAGTGAAGAAGTGGAGCGAGCTCTAGCAAAATTGGGCCCCTTCAAAATTACTGGGAG GTCTTCTCCTAAATGCCTAGAAGGATCCGATGGAAGAAATTTGCAGCTACAATTCAGGACCAGGTTGTCGCTCCCGCTCTTTACTGGAGGCAAAGTGGAAGGCGAGCAAGGTGCTGCAATCCATGTCGTCTTAATGAATGCAGATACAGGCTGTGCTGTCACATCAGGTCCAGAGTCCTCTGTGAAGCTTGATGTTGTTGTCCTTGAAGGGGATTTCAACAATGAAGATGATGACACTTGGACTCAGGAAGAATTTGACAGTCATGTAGTGAAAGAACGTGAAGGGA AGCCTCTTCTAACTGGGGAACTGCAAGTGATACTGAAGGATGGTGTAGGCACGCTAGGAGAGCTAACTTTTACTGACAACTCAAGCTGGATAAGGAGCAGAAAGTTCAGACTCGGTTTGAAGGTCTCACCGGGCTGTTGTGAGGGCATACGCATACGTGAAGCGAAAACGGATGCTTTCACTGTTAAGGATCACAGGGGAGAAT TGTACAAGAAACATTATCCACCTGCACTGCATGATGATGTTTGGAGATTGGAGAAGATTGGAAAGGACGGCTCCTTTCATAAAAGGCTAAATAAGGCCGGGATATATACAGTTGAAGACTTTCTTAGACTCGTGGTCAGAGACTCACAGAGACTGAGGAAT ATTCTTGGCAGCGGCATGTCAAACAAAATGTGGGATGTTCTTGTTGACCATGCGAAGACATGTGTCTTAAGTGGGAAGCTTTATGTGTATTATCCGGAAGATGCTAGGAATGTAGGGGTTGTTTTCAATAACATTTATCAATTCAGTGGCCTAATCGCAGATGGACAATATATCTCTGCGGATTCTCTTTCAGACGATCAGAAG GTCCATGTGGACACCTTGGTAAAGAAGGCATATGACAATTGGATGCACGTGATTGAGTATGATGGCAAATCTCTGGTTGATTTCAACAATGAGGATGCTGGTGCATCTTGCTCTGAATTTCCCATGGGTCAACAGGAGTATTCAAACATATATGATCAGCAGATTACTCCACCAAGCCTTTCAGTTCCGATTTCCATGGACCAGCCTCCTGCTGATTCAG GGTACAATGACAGTATCTCTACCAGATATCAGATGCAGCCACCAAGCGTCAATGTCAGTATTCCTCTTCAGATTGATGGCTCTTCATTCCCTCTTCAGGATCCATTAATCAGTTCCTCGCACCAAACCCAGCTTTTGAGCATTGGTCCATCACAGGCATCGGCATCTGGCTTTCATGCTGCGGGCCCATCAGGTCTTCCTCCTTACAGGGGAGCTGAGGAGCTTTTCCCGGAGGAGGAAATTCGTATGAGAAGCCTTGCAATGCTTGAGAATGAGGATATGCAGCATCTCCTCCGTATCTTCAACATGGGAGGCCATACCGAATCCTCATTCCATGCCACTGAAGATGGGTACCCATGCTCATCACCATACATGCCCAACCTATCTCAGAATTTCGGCTTCAATGAGGACCAGAGCCGCTCATCTGGCAAAGCTGTTATTGGGTGGCTAAAGCTTAAGGCGGCATTGAGATGGGGCATTTTTGTAAGGAAGAAGGCTGCAGAGAGACGGGCACAACTTGTAGAGTTGGATGAAACGTAG